The following coding sequences are from one Deltaproteobacteria bacterium window:
- a CDS encoding acyl-CoA dehydrogenase, whose product MLGFRLNEEQESFRAAVRSFAEKSLAPRVEELERTETFPLDLFRELGRLGYLGVGYPEEYGGSGGDMVMRCLLIEEIARVNCGFAAALLAHVGLGCIPIFRFGTEEQKRQYLVPAIRGEKLGSFGLSEPNSGSDAASIRTRAERRGDVYVVNGTKMFITNGNIADYCLVAAYTEPAKRGSGISMFIVDTSTPGFSVSRKLKKTGHHTSETAALSFDDMQVPAAALLGGVEGGFKQVTGTLEGGRITHAARSVGVSQAALEAALKYAREREQFGQPIARFQAIKFKLARMAMEVETARTMTWRAAWLFDQGYSMREAAMAKLFASEVAQRVTWEAVQIHGGYGYITEFPVERFWRDARLMTITEGTTEIQLTIIARELGL is encoded by the coding sequence ATGCTCGGCTTTCGTCTGAACGAGGAGCAGGAGAGCTTTCGCGCCGCCGTGCGGAGCTTCGCCGAGAAGTCCCTCGCCCCGCGCGTCGAGGAGCTGGAGCGCACCGAGACCTTCCCGCTGGACCTCTTCCGCGAGCTCGGCCGGCTCGGCTACCTGGGGGTGGGCTATCCCGAGGAGTACGGCGGGAGCGGCGGCGACATGGTGATGCGCTGTCTCCTCATCGAGGAGATCGCGCGCGTCAACTGCGGCTTCGCGGCGGCGCTCCTCGCGCACGTGGGGCTCGGCTGCATCCCGATCTTCCGCTTCGGCACCGAGGAGCAGAAGCGGCAGTACCTCGTGCCGGCGATCCGCGGCGAGAAGCTCGGCTCGTTCGGCCTCTCCGAGCCGAACTCGGGCTCCGACGCGGCCTCGATCCGCACCCGCGCCGAGCGGCGCGGCGACGTCTACGTCGTGAACGGCACGAAGATGTTCATCACCAACGGCAACATCGCCGACTACTGCCTGGTCGCCGCCTACACGGAGCCGGCGAAGCGCGGCAGCGGCATCTCGATGTTCATCGTCGACACGAGCACGCCCGGCTTCTCCGTGTCGCGCAAGCTCAAGAAGACGGGCCATCATACCTCGGAGACCGCGGCGCTCTCCTTCGACGACATGCAGGTGCCCGCCGCGGCGCTGCTCGGCGGCGTCGAGGGCGGCTTCAAGCAGGTGACGGGCACGCTCGAGGGCGGGCGCATCACGCACGCCGCGCGCTCGGTCGGCGTCTCCCAGGCGGCGCTCGAGGCGGCGCTCAAGTACGCCAGGGAGCGCGAGCAGTTCGGCCAGCCGATCGCCAGGTTCCAGGCGATCAAGTTCAAGCTCGCGCGCATGGCGATGGAGGTCGAGACGGCGCGCACCATGACGTGGCGTGCGGCCTGGCTCTTCGACCAGGGCTACTCCATGCGCGAGGCCGCAATGGCCAAGCTCTTCGCCTCCGAGGTCGCCCAGCGCGTCACCTGGGAGGCGGTGCAGATCCACGGCGGCTATGGCTACATCACCGAGTTCCCCGTCGAACGCTTCTGGCGCGACGCGCGCCTGATGACGATCACCGAGGGGACGACGGAGATCCAGCTGACGATCATCGCGCGCGAGCTGGGGCTGTAG
- the asnS gene encoding asparagine--tRNA ligase, whose protein sequence is MPEAATVDGIGAHVGQTVTLRGWLAGRRSSGKLHFLQVRDGTGTIQCVMARAEVPADVFALADHLPQESSLVVTGTVRADARSPIGYELGVTDLRVVHQSADYPIGPKEHGPAFLLDHRHLWLRSSRQHALLRVRSEVIRACREYLDGHGFLAFDAPILTPAACEGTTTLFPVQYFDETAYLTQSGQLYAEAGAMAFGKVYCFGPTFRAEKSKTRRHLTEFWMVEPEMAFADLDEDMDLAEDFLVHVVGAVRARRAAELRALGRDLAPLERVAKPFPRIAYAEALDILGRKGFPLEWGADLGGDEETALSEEFDRPVMVHRYPAEAKAFYMKADPADPRLALCVDVLAPEGYGEIIGGGQREDDAAVLEAKIRRHGLPLDAFGWYLDLRRYGSVPHAGFGMGIERCVAWLCGLHHVRETIPFPRLLERLRP, encoded by the coding sequence ATGCCGGAGGCCGCGACGGTCGATGGGATCGGCGCGCACGTGGGCCAGACGGTCACGCTGCGCGGCTGGCTGGCGGGACGGCGCTCGAGCGGGAAGCTCCACTTCCTCCAGGTGCGCGACGGCACCGGCACCATCCAGTGCGTGATGGCCAGGGCCGAGGTGCCGGCGGACGTGTTCGCGCTCGCCGATCACCTGCCGCAGGAGTCGTCGCTGGTCGTGACCGGGACGGTGCGCGCCGACGCGCGCTCGCCGATCGGCTACGAGCTCGGCGTGACCGACCTGCGGGTCGTCCACCAGAGCGCCGACTACCCGATCGGCCCGAAGGAGCACGGGCCGGCCTTCCTGCTCGACCACCGTCACCTCTGGCTCCGGTCGTCACGGCAGCACGCGCTGCTGCGCGTGCGCAGCGAAGTGATCCGCGCCTGCCGGGAGTATCTCGACGGCCACGGGTTCCTCGCCTTCGACGCGCCCATTCTCACCCCGGCGGCGTGCGAGGGCACGACCACGCTCTTCCCCGTCCAGTACTTCGACGAGACCGCGTACTTGACGCAGTCGGGTCAGCTCTACGCCGAGGCCGGCGCGATGGCCTTCGGCAAGGTGTACTGCTTCGGCCCGACCTTCCGCGCCGAGAAGTCGAAGACGCGCCGGCACCTGACCGAGTTCTGGATGGTCGAGCCCGAGATGGCCTTCGCGGACCTCGACGAGGACATGGACCTGGCCGAGGACTTCCTCGTCCACGTGGTCGGCGCCGTGCGCGCCCGCCGCGCGGCCGAGCTGCGCGCCCTGGGCCGCGACCTCGCACCCCTCGAGCGCGTCGCGAAGCCCTTCCCGCGCATCGCGTACGCGGAGGCCCTCGACATCCTCGGCCGGAAGGGCTTCCCGCTCGAGTGGGGCGCCGATCTCGGCGGCGACGAGGAGACGGCGCTCTCCGAGGAGTTCGATCGCCCGGTGATGGTGCACCGGTACCCCGCCGAGGCGAAGGCCTTCTACATGAAGGCCGACCCGGCCGATCCGCGCCTCGCCCTCTGCGTCGACGTGCTCGCGCCCGAGGGCTACGGCGAGATCATCGGCGGCGGCCAGCGCGAGGACGACGCCGCCGTGCTGGAGGCGAAGATCCGGCGGCACGGGCTCCCGCTCGACGCCTTCGGCTGGTACCTCGACCTGCGCCGCTACGGCTCCGTGCCGCACGCCGGCTTCGGGATGGGCATCGAGCGCTGCGTGGCGTGGCTGTGCGGCCTGCACCACGTGCGTGAGACGATTCCCTTCCCGCGCCTGCTCGAGCGGCTGCGGCCGTGA
- a CDS encoding response regulator yields MRIGGSGGSPVTRSATAEREQRNRAFALLRYTLIAATAYLILVEDEFATPPLGVVLAITGALLSNVLATWLPARMYNSSGFGLAVIVADTAWITAALLASGRFSVEFFSLYFFVLLLAAIGENLALIAVGAVVVCGAYLYVLTVTGTGWSLWRSPTVIRIPFLFAAAAFYGYLVDRTRHEQRAAAAAENAASAKSIFLANVSHELRTPINGIVGWAGLLLDTALTPEQRDYAEGVRRSGEALVSTIGDFLDLTKIEARRLELETTTFAPRAVVEDAVELLAGPAQQKGVELACRVDPAVPRALRGDPGRLRRVLLNLLGNALKFTAQGQVAVRVAVAAQAAKTVTLRFEVADTGIGIGPEQQARIFEPFAQADRSTAREYGGTGLGLAIAKQLVGLMGGEIGVESEPGRGSMFWFTVRLQREPAPPEEPAPRPELSGLRVLVIDDNDTSRASLEEQLRAWGMRSDVVSDGHGALPRLRAALEEGDPYALVLLDAHMPDLSGRQLAQLIHAAPALSRTPLVLLAPVGEREPNPPGVVATLTKPVREMRLAECVAGVAGRRISRVTPLVSDGSSARRLPRAAESSPR; encoded by the coding sequence ATGCGCATTGGCGGGTCGGGAGGTTCACCGGTGACCCGGTCGGCCACGGCAGAGCGGGAACAGAGGAACAGGGCGTTCGCCCTGCTGCGCTACACGCTCATCGCGGCGACCGCCTACCTGATCCTCGTCGAGGACGAGTTCGCGACCCCTCCGCTCGGCGTCGTCCTGGCGATCACGGGCGCGCTGCTCTCGAACGTCCTGGCCACGTGGTTGCCCGCCCGCATGTACAACTCGAGCGGCTTCGGCCTGGCCGTCATCGTCGCCGATACCGCCTGGATCACGGCCGCGCTGCTCGCGAGCGGGCGCTTCAGCGTGGAGTTCTTCTCCCTCTACTTCTTCGTGCTCCTGCTCGCCGCCATCGGCGAGAACCTGGCGCTGATCGCCGTCGGCGCCGTGGTGGTGTGCGGCGCCTACCTCTACGTGCTGACGGTCACCGGGACCGGGTGGTCGCTCTGGCGCTCGCCCACGGTCATCCGCATCCCCTTCCTGTTCGCCGCCGCCGCGTTCTACGGCTACCTGGTCGACCGCACCCGGCACGAGCAGCGGGCCGCGGCGGCGGCGGAGAACGCCGCCAGCGCGAAGAGCATCTTCCTCGCCAACGTGAGCCACGAGCTCCGCACCCCGATCAACGGCATCGTCGGCTGGGCCGGGCTGCTGCTCGACACGGCGCTCACGCCCGAGCAGCGGGACTACGCCGAGGGAGTGCGCCGCTCGGGCGAGGCGCTGGTCTCGACCATCGGCGACTTCCTCGACTTGACGAAGATCGAGGCCCGGCGGCTCGAGCTGGAGACGACCACCTTCGCACCGCGTGCGGTGGTGGAAGACGCGGTGGAGCTGCTCGCCGGGCCGGCGCAGCAGAAAGGCGTGGAGCTCGCATGCCGGGTGGACCCGGCGGTGCCGCGCGCGCTGCGCGGCGATCCCGGCCGCCTCCGCCGGGTGCTTCTCAACCTGCTCGGCAACGCGCTCAAGTTCACGGCGCAGGGGCAGGTCGCCGTCCGGGTCGCCGTCGCGGCCCAGGCCGCGAAGACGGTCACCCTGCGCTTCGAGGTCGCCGACACGGGCATCGGGATCGGCCCGGAGCAGCAGGCGCGCATCTTCGAGCCGTTCGCCCAGGCTGACCGCTCGACGGCGCGCGAGTACGGCGGCACCGGGCTCGGGCTCGCGATCGCCAAGCAGCTGGTCGGCCTGATGGGGGGCGAGATCGGCGTCGAGAGCGAGCCGGGCCGGGGCAGCATGTTCTGGTTCACCGTGCGCTTGCAGCGGGAGCCTGCTCCTCCGGAGGAGCCGGCTCCCCGTCCCGAGCTGAGCGGCCTCCGCGTGCTGGTGATCGACGACAACGACACCAGCCGCGCATCCCTGGAGGAGCAGCTTCGCGCCTGGGGCATGCGCAGCGACGTCGTGTCGGACGGCCACGGCGCGCTGCCCCGCCTGCGTGCCGCCCTCGAGGAAGGGGACCCCTACGCCCTCGTCCTGCTCGATGCCCACATGCCGGACCTGAGCGGCCGCCAGCTGGCCCAGCTCATCCATGCGGCGCCGGCGCTCTCGCGGACGCCGCTCGTCCTGCTCGCGCCGGTCGGCGAGCGGGAGCCGAACCCGCCCGGCGTGGTCGCGACGCTCACCAAGCCCGTGAGGGAGATGCGGCTGGCGGAATGCGTCGCGGGCGTGGCGGGGCGTCGCATCTCCCGCGTCACGCCGCTGGTCAGCGACGGATCGTCAGCACGAAGATTACCGCGAGCAGCAGAATCATCACCGCGATGA
- a CDS encoding VanZ family protein, with the protein MSLFWRWAALGAYVAAIYSSLPFAPRWGLRFLRTAPGSWFLGPGLAFVIVAGAAALLLALRRRRAPARAYAALAVAATGYALAFTWLSAQRLERTHLPEYGMAAWLAWRAVAPLVPGPLAGYAAGAALAAAIGYGDELLQGIVPGRYYDIRDVAMNALGAVLAVIVIAAAGTGERRHKAVEREPSAKFATRGPVA; encoded by the coding sequence ATGAGTTTATTCTGGCGATGGGCGGCGCTCGGGGCATACGTCGCCGCCATCTACTCGAGCCTTCCCTTCGCGCCGCGCTGGGGGCTGCGCTTCCTGCGCACCGCGCCGGGGAGCTGGTTCCTCGGCCCGGGGCTGGCATTCGTCATCGTGGCGGGCGCGGCCGCGCTCCTGCTCGCACTCCGGCGCCGCCGCGCGCCGGCCCGGGCGTACGCCGCGCTCGCGGTCGCCGCCACCGGCTACGCCCTCGCCTTCACCTGGCTCAGCGCCCAGCGGCTCGAGCGCACGCACCTCCCCGAGTACGGCATGGCCGCCTGGCTCGCGTGGCGCGCGGTCGCCCCGCTCGTGCCCGGTCCGCTCGCGGGCTACGCGGCGGGCGCCGCGCTCGCGGCGGCCATCGGGTACGGCGACGAGCTGCTCCAGGGCATCGTGCCGGGGCGCTACTACGACATCCGGGACGTCGCAATGAACGCCCTCGGGGCGGTGCTGGCGGTCATCGTGATCGCCGCCGCGGGCACGGGCGAGCGGCGCCACAAAGCCGTCGAGCGGGAGCCGAGCGCCAAATTCGCGACGCGAGGTCCCGTCGCGTAG
- a CDS encoding acetyl-CoA acetyltransferase, giving the protein MKDKVAVIGVGCTKFGDRHERSFEELICDAAFEAYADAGIEPAEIEAAYLGTYLPGPGGGKAAVSLADALRLYDRPITRVENYCATGTDAFRNGCLAIAAGAHDVVLVLGAEKLKDRGGRGIPRLGHPLLARGNTAPGLFALAANRYMHTFGLGRETLARVAVKNHRNGARNERAHLRMEVTEEQVLKAPIIAWPFGLLDCCPTTDGAAAAIICRADLARRFLKPPVLVKGAGLAVTTGRPYFDPTFDYLGFRSTQAAARQAYAMAGVTPADIDFAEVHDCFTWTEISNLEDLGFCKKGEGGQLVEEGRTALEGDLPVNPSGGLKSFGHPIGASGVRMIYECVTQLRGEAGSRQVKDPELGLAHNVGGPGAVACVVVLGRS; this is encoded by the coding sequence ATGAAGGACAAGGTCGCGGTCATCGGCGTCGGCTGCACGAAGTTCGGCGATCGCCACGAGCGGAGCTTCGAGGAGCTCATCTGCGACGCCGCCTTCGAGGCCTACGCCGACGCCGGCATCGAGCCGGCCGAAATCGAGGCCGCCTACCTGGGCACGTACCTCCCCGGCCCCGGCGGCGGCAAGGCGGCGGTCTCGCTCGCCGACGCGCTCCGCCTCTACGACCGGCCCATCACGCGGGTCGAGAACTACTGCGCCACGGGGACGGACGCCTTCCGCAACGGCTGCCTCGCGATCGCCGCGGGCGCGCACGACGTCGTCCTCGTGCTCGGCGCCGAGAAGCTCAAGGACCGCGGCGGGCGGGGCATCCCCCGTCTCGGGCATCCGCTGCTCGCGCGCGGCAACACCGCGCCCGGCCTCTTCGCGCTCGCCGCCAACCGCTACATGCACACCTTCGGTCTCGGGCGCGAGACGCTCGCCAGGGTCGCCGTCAAGAACCATCGGAACGGGGCGCGCAACGAGCGAGCGCACCTGCGCATGGAGGTGACCGAGGAGCAGGTGCTGAAGGCGCCCATCATCGCGTGGCCGTTCGGCCTCCTCGACTGCTGCCCCACGACGGACGGAGCGGCCGCAGCGATCATCTGCCGCGCCGACCTGGCCCGGCGCTTCTTGAAGCCGCCGGTGCTGGTCAAGGGCGCGGGCCTCGCCGTCACCACCGGCCGTCCCTACTTCGATCCCACCTTCGACTACCTGGGCTTCCGCTCGACGCAGGCCGCCGCGCGGCAGGCGTACGCGATGGCCGGCGTCACGCCCGCGGACATCGACTTCGCCGAGGTGCACGACTGCTTCACCTGGACCGAGATATCGAACCTCGAGGACCTGGGCTTCTGCAAGAAGGGCGAGGGCGGGCAGCTCGTCGAGGAGGGCCGCACGGCGCTCGAGGGCGACCTCCCGGTGAACCCGAGCGGCGGGCTCAAGTCCTTCGGGCATCCGATCGGGGCGAGCGGCGTGCGCATGATCTACGAGTGCGTGACGCAGCTCCGCGGCGAGGCCGGCAGCCGCCAGGTGAAGGACCCGGAGCTCGGCCTCGCGCACAACGTGGGCGGTCCCGGCGCCGTCGCCTGCGTCGTGGTGCTGGGACGGAGCTGA